The Sardina pilchardus chromosome 19, fSarPil1.1, whole genome shotgun sequence genome window below encodes:
- the LOC134066040 gene encoding B-cell receptor CD22-like: MLSPAVSPVEVVVSVSPPAPPAEGSSVTLTCNSSECNPPVQSYTWFRGGQQGQHTLIASGQTLTFNLSSSDEGLYYCRAEHPQGGKESAAVRLVIKEDKRDFFLTIGLSGGSLAIVVLMAALIICAKRHNKSTSTEEQTSESETSATCDKEGPAPTNGPKPSEEQVEIHYGEIDFSKLPLRDTSEGQKQGPGQETEYAEVHLSSRDATATGQTGPDKEELYAKVQK; the protein is encoded by the exons ATGCTCTCTCCCGCAGTCTCTCCTGTGGAGGTCGTGGTCTCTGTGAGtcctccagctccaccagcagagggcagtagTGTGACTCTGACCTGTAACAGCAGTGAGTGCAACCCTCCAGTGCAGAGCTACACCTGGTTTAGAGGGGGCCAGCAGGGCCAGCACACACTTATAGCATCTGGACAAACCCTCACCTTCAATCTCAGCTCCAGTGATGAAGGACTGTACTACTGCAGGGCAGAACACCCACAGGGGGGAAAAGAGTCTGCTGCAGTGAGACTGGTGATTAAAG AGGATAAAAGGGATTTTTTCTTAACCATCGGATTGTCCGGAGGATCTCTGGCAATAGTAGTCCTGATGGCTGCGCTGATCATTTGTGCTAAGAG ACATAACAAGTCAACATCAACTGAGGAGCAGACTTCTGAGAGCGAG ACCTCAGCTACGTGTGATAAGGAAGGGCCTGCACCCACTAACGGACCCAAACCCTCAGAGGAACAAGTGGAGATCCACTATGGGGAGATTGACTTCTCCAAACTGCCCCTCAGAGACACCTCCGAGGGGCAGAAACAGGGACCAGGGCAGGAGACGGAGTACGCAGAGGTCCATTTGTCCAGCAGAGACGCCACGGCTACTGGTCAAACAGGTCCAGACAAAGAAGAGCTTTATGCCAAAGTACAGAAGTAA
- the pck2 gene encoding phosphoenolpyruvate carboxykinase [GTP], mitochondrial — MSCLLFGVLRRSGTAVGVRSLASVPSLPPAVAEFVKGAVDECKPSRVHVVTGSPEELQDIYAGLEKEGMVKKLPKYENCWLARTDPRDVARVESKTVIVTKQERDTIPIPSGGVKSQLGSWMSESDFQKARKDRFPGCMAGRTMYVIPFSMGPVNSSLSKVGVQVTDSPYVVASMGIMTRMGSPVMQKLADGAEFVRCQHSLGRPLPLTAPLVNSWPCNPEKVLISHLPDTRQILSFGSGYGGNSLLGKKCFALRIASRIAKDEGWLAEHMLILGITNPQGVKRYVAAAFPSACGKTNLAMMKPALPGWTVECVGDDIAWMKFDSQGKLRAINPENGFFGVAPGTSMKTNPHAMATIAKNTVFTNVGETSDGGVWWEGLDAPAPGIGVTDWHGKSWKFGDGTPCAHPNSRFCAPAGQCPIIDPLWESAEGVPIDAIIFGGRRPEGVPLVYESFNWRHGVFVGAAMRSEATAAAEHKGKSIMHDPFAMRPFFGYNFGDYLAHWLSMESRKAPTQLPKIFHVNWFRKDPASGAFLWPGFGENARVLEWIFRRCGRQSDDEAAKRSMVGWVPQDGGISTEGLGGKVDMGALFDLPKPFWQREVHELRAYFTQQVGADLPAQVGEELNALEERVRD; from the exons ATGTCGTGCCTTCTATTTGGAGTACTGAGAAG ATCGGGGACAGCCGTGGGGGTGCGCTCCCTGGCCTccgtcccctccctcccccctgcgGTGGCTGAGTTTGTGAAGGGGGCAGTGGATGAGTGCAAGCCCTCCAGGGTTCATGTGGTGACGGGGTCGCCTGAGGAGCTTCAGGACATTTACGCAGGCCTGGAAAAAGAGGGCATGGTCAAGAAGCTGCCCAAGTATGAGAACTG ctggctGGCACGCACAGACCCGCGCGACGTGGCTCGTGTGGAGAGTAAGACGGTGATCGTCACTAAGCAGGAGCGCGacaccatccccatccccagtgGAGGGGTCAAGAGCCAGCTGGGCAGCTGGATGAGTGAGAGCGACTTCCAGAAGGCCAGGAAGGACCGCTTCCCTGGCTGCATGGCGG ggaGGACCATGTACGTCATCCCCTTCAGCATGGGTCCGGTGAACTCCTCGCTGTCCAAGGTTGGCGTCCAGGTCACAGACTCCCCGTACGTGGTAGCTAGCATGGGTATCATGACCCGCATGGGCAGTCCCGTCATGCAGAAGTTGGCAGATGGGGCAGAGTTTGTGCGGTGCCAGCACTCACTTGGCAGACCCCTACCTCTGACAG CTCCACTGGTGAACTCGTGGCCTTGTAACCCCGAGAAGGTGCTCATCTCCCACCTCCCAGACACCAGGCAGATCCTGTCCTTCGGAAGTGGCTACGGAGGAAATTCCCTGCTGGGGAAGAAGTGCTTCGCCCTGCGTATCGCCTCACGCATCGCCAAAGACGAGGGCTGGCTTGCCGAACACATGTTG ATTCTGGGCATCACCAACCCTCAGGGAGTGAAGCGCTACGTGGCGGCGGCGTTCCCGAGCGCTTGTGGGAAGACCAATCTGGCCATGATGAAGCCGGCGCTGCCGGGATGGACCGTGGAGTGTGTTGGGGACGACATTGCCTGGATGAAGTTCGACAGCCAAG GAAAACTCCGAGCCATTAACCCAGAGAACGGTTTCTTTGGAGTAGCTCCGGGCACCTCCATGAAGACCAACCCCCACGCCATGGCAACCATTGCCAAAAACACGGTCTTCACCAATGTGGGTGAGACCAGTGACGGAGGGGTCTGGTGGGAAGGCCTGGACGCCCCTGCCCCTGGTATCGGCGTTACAGACTGGCACGGGAAGTCGTGGAAGTTCG GAGATGGCACTCCCTGCGCCCACCCCAACTCCCGGTTCTGTGCCCCCGCTGGTCAGTGCCCCATCATCGACCCCCTGTGGGAGAGCGCCGAGGGTGTGCCCATCGATGCCATCATCTTTGGAGGCCGCAGACCAGAAG GTGTGCCCCTGGTCTATGAGTCCTTCAACTGGCGCCATGGCGTGTTCGTAGGGGCAGCTATGAGGTCTGAGGCAACAGCTGCAGCAGAGCATAAAG GAAAGTCCATCATGCACGACCCCTTCGCCATGCGCCCCTTCTTCGGCTACAACTTCGGCGACTACCTGGCCCACTGGCTGAGCATGGAGTCGCGCAAGGCCCCCACGCAGCTGCCCAAGATCTTCCACGTCAACTGGTTCCGCAAGGACCCGGCCAGCGGAGCCTTCCTGTGGCCCGGATTCGGCGAGAACGCCCGCGTGCTGGAGTGGATCTTCCGCCGCTGCGGGCGCCAGAGCGACGACGAGGCGGCCAAGCGGAGCATGGTGGGCTGGGTGCCCCAGGACGGCGGCATCAGCACGGAGGGGCTCGGCGGGAAGGTGGACATGGGCGCGCTGTTCGACCTGCCCAAGCCCTTCTGGCAGCGCGAGGTGCACGAGCTGCGGGCGTACTTCACCCAGCAGGTGGGCGCCGACCTGCCCGCGCAGGTGGGCGAGGAGCTCAACGCActggaggagagggtgagggattga